DNA sequence from the Sinomonas terrae genome:
CGAGTCCCAGACGAGGAACTCGACGCACCCGGCACCGTCGAGGAAGCGCTTGTCGAGGGGGACCTCGCGGATGCTGCCAGCCTCGTGGAGGCCATCGATCGTCTGCCCCGTGAGGACTGGGTTTCGGGAGCGGGTCGCTCCCTCAGCACAGTGGGACGCGGTCGCCTTGCACGTCTCCGGGACGAACTCGGGACCCTTCGGACTCTGAGCTCCGACGATCTGGGAACCCTGATCGCCCAGGTTGAGCGGTCCCTCCTGCTCGATATCGAACTCGCTGCGCGGCCCGGAGTTTCCCTCCATCAGGCGCGGCGCAATCTTGATGCCTTCCAGGAGGCCGCGGCCGCGTTCCTCGCTCAGTCGGCCTCCTCGGAACTGCTCGCCTTCCTCGCATGGCTCGATGCCGCCGCACAGGAAGAGTCCGGGCTCGATATGGCCCCGAGCGAGCCCGTTCCCGGTGCAATCCAGCTTCTTACCGTGCACGCGTCGAAGGGTCTCGAGTGGGACGCAGTCGTCGTGGCGGGCCTCAACCACGGTGCCTTCCCTAGTGGCGGGAATGATCGCTGGACTAGCGGCGCGGAAGCCCTCCCTTGGCCGTTACGAGGTGACCGGTACGAGCTTCCCCAATGGGACTCAGACCATCCGGATCTGAAAGGCTGCCTCGACGCAGAGAAGGCGTTCGCTGAGGACGCATGCCAGCACGCGGAGCGTGAGGAGCGAAGACTCGCGTACGTCGCCTTCACCCGCGCGAAGGAGCTTCTCGTCGTCACGGGCTCGGCGTGGTCGGCGAGCCGGACGAAGCCCGCTGGTCCGTCCGTCTTCCTGAGCGAACTGCGCGACGCCGCCGAAGACCATGGGTTCAACGTCCTCGCCTGGGCGGAGGACGGCGACCTACCCGATGAGAATCCGCTTCATGCTGAGCCCGAGGTGGCGGTGTGGCCGTACGATCCCCTCGAAGGCCCGCTCGACGCCGCAACAGGGATGCGGCGCAGCCTGGCCCCTGGGCGGCGGGCACCCCTCGAGCAGGCAGCGGCGGCCGTGCTTGCCGCGCTTCACAACGCCCCTCAAGCTGACGATGACGACGGCGGTGCTGCCGCCTTTACGCGGACACCGCGCGTGGCCCGATGGCTCCGGGAAGCAGACCTCCTCCTCGCCGAGAGGGAGAGGGAAGTCGACGACGACGGCGTCCGGCTTCCGGAGCATCTTTCGGCGTCCTCGCTCGTGGCGCTGGGCGAAGACCCGGATGCGGTCGTGCGGCAGCTTCGCCGACCCGTGCCACGGCGTCCGGGCATGGCGGCGCGCCGCGGGACGGCCTTCCACGCTTGGATTGAGGAGTACTTCGCGCAGAGCGCCATGCTCGACTTGGAGGGGCTCGACCACGCCGACGAGTTTGTCGACGAGGCATACGACCTGCAGTCGTTCGTGGACGTCTTCCGCCGCTCTGAGTGGGTCCATCGAAGCCCCGCGTTCGTCGAGGTGCCCATAGAGACGCGGGTGGGGCCCGTCGTCGTCCGCGGACGGGTCGATGCGGTCTTCCGTGACGCCGACGGCACCTGGGATTTGGTCGACTGGAAGACCGGCCGGGCCCCGAGCGGGAAGGAAGCCGATGCCCGCGCCGTGCAGCTAGCGATCTACCGTCTCGCCTGGTCCCGACTCCAGGGCGTTCCCCTCGAGCGCGTCACCGCTGCGTTCTTCTACCTCGCGGACGGCCGGGTCGTGAGGCCCGAGAAGCTCGCGAGCCAGGAGGAACTCGAGCGGCTCATCGCGTCCGCTCTGACCTGATCTCCCGCTCGGCGTCGGCTGCCTCGATGTCATCCGGCCGCTCGCCTGAGTCGTCGCCCGAGTCGTCCCCTGAGTGCACAAGAGGGATGGCATCGGTCGGCGGCTCGGGCTCGGTCTCCCGGTCGGAAGGCTCGACCGAAGGGCGGTCGGAAGGGGCCTGGATGATCGGTACGGCTGAGGTGACGGCTTCGGGATCCGCTGCAGGGAAGGTCGCCTTCGGTGCACCGGTCGGCACCGCGGCCTCCGACGCCGCATGGTCTTCGGCTTCCTGCTCCTCGATGTCGGCCGCCAACTGTCGGAGCATGTCCTCGCCGTCGGCAGCGGCGACAGCATCGTGGAGCGCGAGGGCCTTCACGAGGTACTGGGCGAGGGCAAACTCTGCCGCGAGCGCGGCGCGGCGCAGAAGGTGGGGGTCTACAGGTTCCTTGCGCGCCTCGTGGTAGGCGCCGACGACCGCATCCACGAATTCCGGCTCGTTCGAGGCGACGAGCCAAGCCAGATCGTCAGCCGGATCGCCCACGCGGAGGTCGGTCCAACCCGTCACCGCTGTGACCCGTCCGTCGTCGACAAGGAGGTTGTCCTCGTGGAGGTCACCGTGGACGACCGACGGATTGAACCTCCACATGCTCACGTCTTCGAGCGCGTTCTCCCAGCGTCTCAGGAGCACGGGCGGGATCTTTCCTGTGGTGGCGGCTTGGTCGAGCTCGTTGAGCCG
Encoded proteins:
- a CDS encoding ATP-dependent DNA helicase, whose translation is MTIGVDDFLADGAEPAADSASAVPRFSPEELADLLGQHRPTEQQAQIISSPLTPRLVVAGAGSGKTATMADRVVWLVANGLLRPDEILGVTFTRKAAGELSARVRAHLAKLARAARQHGLELAPEALEAEAMEPTVSTYHSFANTVVQDHGLRIGIERDAVLLGAAQSWQLASAVVEAYDGEIWDGFPAKSTLVGAVMKLAAECAEHLQEPEDVEVWLAKEASRLAALPLASTGGRGPGAAAAKLVSTLRSRAAVAELVVRFAEAKRRRGALDYGDLVALAARIARDVPEAGGLLRDRFRTVLLDEFQDTSHAQTVLFSKLFGNGHAVMAVGDPNQSIYGFRGASAGQLSAFPETFPEVLPDGQRKRAAVSHLTTAWRNSVSVLATANIAAEPLRSAVPYAPKAARAEVRSLDPSPVATPGRVVVARFRDELEEAAAVADQLARFGRPTEADGQSGRGRSQPTMAVLCRKRAQFAPIQRELERRGLPYEVVGLGGLLDTPEVIDVVSTLRVIADPGRSDSLMRLLAGARWRIGPADLMALADWSRHLAARRARAARVPDEELDAPGTVEEALVEGDLADAASLVEAIDRLPREDWVSGAGRSLSTVGRGRLARLRDELGTLRTLSSDDLGTLIAQVERSLLLDIELAARPGVSLHQARRNLDAFQEAAAAFLAQSASSELLAFLAWLDAAAQEESGLDMAPSEPVPGAIQLLTVHASKGLEWDAVVVAGLNHGAFPSGGNDRWTSGAEALPWPLRGDRYELPQWDSDHPDLKGCLDAEKAFAEDACQHAEREERRLAYVAFTRAKELLVVTGSAWSASRTKPAGPSVFLSELRDAAEDHGFNVLAWAEDGDLPDENPLHAEPEVAVWPYDPLEGPLDAATGMRRSLAPGRRAPLEQAAAAVLAALHNAPQADDDDGGAAAFTRTPRVARWLREADLLLAEREREVDDDGVRLPEHLSASSLVALGEDPDAVVRQLRRPVPRRPGMAARRGTAFHAWIEEYFAQSAMLDLEGLDHADEFVDEAYDLQSFVDVFRRSEWVHRSPAFVEVPIETRVGPVVVRGRVDAVFRDADGTWDLVDWKTGRAPSGKEADARAVQLAIYRLAWSRLQGVPLERVTAAFFYLADGRVVRPEKLASQEELERLIASALT
- a CDS encoding phosphotransferase; amino-acid sequence: MRRTPMELAALATAAVPGLEPVAVGASPDDATDFDSALIQGADRRRWRVRSPRGTEASARLETEMLVLRAFGPAVRAELPFQMPAVAGTVRMGELMTCVYTHLAGTVRELGELAAGGPRLVKDIGAALAAIHALPAALVDRADLPAYTANEFRQRRLNELDQAATTGKIPPVLLRRWENALEDVSMWRFNPSVVHGDLHEDNLLVDDGRVTAVTGWTDLRVGDPADDLAWLVASNEPEFVDAVVGAYHEARKEPVDPHLLRRAALAAEFALAQYLVKALALHDAVAAADGEDMLRQLAADIEEQEAEDHAASEAAVPTGAPKATFPAADPEAVTSAVPIIQAPSDRPSVEPSDRETEPEPPTDAIPLVHSGDDSGDDSGERPDDIEAADAEREIRSERTR